One genomic region from Paludisphaera rhizosphaerae encodes:
- a CDS encoding amidohydrolase family protein — translation MTELPDPETSSRRSFLTRSASLAALGGLTASTVERSVAAEPASGVIDAHAHLNHRSRDSWEADDRALIDAADRLGIDRLCCSILTPKRPSTADGFRECNRWMLDAMKRFPGRVLGYCYVNPGCGAEAVDEVRRCVGDLGFIGVKLYNEYFCTDPIVFPVIEAAIEFGVPILQHAGHAHHPLPGQPRISDGGRIAELAARYPEAKLICAHICGGGDWEWTIKALRHSPSVFLDTSGSVPDDAVIEMAVRVIGADRLLFACDSSMTTSVGRMRGADLSTEDRAKIMGANMAKILAGKKR, via the coding sequence ATGACCGAACTCCCAGATCCTGAAACCTCCTCGCGGCGCTCGTTCCTGACGCGTTCGGCGTCGCTCGCCGCCCTGGGCGGGCTGACTGCGTCGACCGTGGAGCGATCCGTCGCGGCCGAGCCGGCTTCCGGGGTGATCGACGCCCACGCCCATCTGAATCACCGCTCGCGGGATTCGTGGGAGGCCGACGATCGAGCCCTGATCGACGCGGCCGATCGACTCGGAATTGACCGCCTCTGCTGCTCGATCCTGACCCCGAAGCGTCCGTCGACCGCCGACGGTTTCCGGGAGTGCAACCGTTGGATGCTCGACGCGATGAAGCGGTTTCCCGGGCGAGTCCTGGGTTATTGCTACGTCAATCCAGGGTGCGGGGCTGAGGCCGTCGACGAGGTCCGCCGCTGCGTGGGCGACCTGGGTTTTATCGGCGTGAAGCTCTACAACGAATACTTCTGCACCGACCCCATCGTCTTCCCGGTGATCGAGGCGGCCATCGAGTTCGGCGTCCCGATCCTCCAGCACGCCGGGCACGCTCATCATCCGCTCCCCGGCCAGCCTCGCATCTCCGACGGCGGCAGGATCGCCGAGCTGGCCGCTCGCTACCCTGAGGCCAAGCTGATCTGCGCCCACATCTGCGGCGGCGGCGACTGGGAGTGGACCATCAAGGCCCTGCGTCACTCCCCCTCGGTGTTTCTCGACACCAGCGGCAGCGTCCCGGACGACGCCGTGATCGAGATGGCGGTCCGCGTGATTGGCGCGGATCGGCTTCTTTTCGCATGCGACTCGTCGATGACCACGAGCGTGGGACGGATGCGCGGCGCCGACCTCTCCACGGAGGACAGGGCGAAAATCATGGGCGCCAACATGGCGAAGATTCTGGCGGGAAAGAAGCGATGA
- a CDS encoding calcium-binding protein, with protein MGKRSFRPSLTALEGRVVLSADTVLSASIQSYSNGDRYIVVDGSDYDDTIQVLNYQPGYNGSITLKLEKWSNGVKLSSSTATYHAGSSHSLSTTSPLSIQAKGGNDTIINNTSAPMYADGGDGNDWFYGGTSRDYINGGNGNDTIYGNAGDDYLDGGAGNDTIRAGSGNDTVYGGDGNDFLDGESGNDSVLGMGGDDTVYGGDGNDYVDGGSGNDYLSGGAGNDNLYGYAGNDTLSGDAGDDKLYGGDGDDYLYGGDGNDQLRGEAGYDRLYGGNGNDYLDAGYRIGGSIDYGEYLQGGAGADTFVRHKSVFSFDDIDYFSDYNSGQGDTTETNWHW; from the coding sequence ATGGGCAAGCGATCCTTCCGTCCGTCCCTCACCGCCCTTGAAGGCCGCGTCGTCCTCTCCGCCGACACCGTCCTGAGCGCCTCGATCCAGTCGTACTCCAACGGCGACCGCTACATCGTCGTCGACGGGTCCGACTACGACGACACCATCCAGGTGCTCAACTACCAGCCGGGGTACAACGGCTCGATCACCCTCAAGCTGGAGAAGTGGTCCAACGGCGTAAAGCTCTCCTCCTCAACCGCCACCTACCACGCCGGCTCCAGCCACTCCTTGAGCACCACGTCGCCGTTGTCGATCCAGGCGAAGGGGGGCAACGACACGATCATCAACAACACCTCCGCGCCGATGTACGCCGACGGCGGCGACGGCAACGACTGGTTCTACGGCGGCACCTCCCGCGACTACATCAATGGCGGGAACGGCAACGACACCATCTATGGCAACGCGGGCGACGACTACCTCGACGGCGGCGCCGGCAACGACACCATCCGCGCCGGTTCGGGCAATGACACCGTCTACGGCGGCGACGGCAACGACTTCCTCGACGGCGAGTCGGGCAATGATTCCGTGCTCGGCATGGGAGGGGATGACACCGTCTACGGCGGCGACGGCAACGACTACGTCGACGGCGGCTCGGGGAACGATTATCTCTCCGGCGGGGCCGGCAACGACAACCTGTACGGATACGCGGGGAACGACACACTCTCCGGCGACGCCGGCGACGACAAGCTCTACGGCGGCGACGGCGACGATTACCTCTACGGCGGCGACGGCAACGACCAGCTCCGCGGCGAGGCCGGCTACGACCGCCTCTACGGCGGCAACGGCAACGACTACCTCGACGCCGGCTACCGCATCGGCGGGAGCATCGACTACGGCGAGTACCTCCAAGGGGGCGCTGGGGCCGACACCTTCGTCCGCCACAAGAGCGTCTTCAGCTTCGACGACATCGATTACTTCAGCGACTACAACAGCGGCCAGGGCGACACCACCGAGACCAACTGGCACTGGTGA
- a CDS encoding amidohydrolase family protein, protein MILDVNAYIGPFAFRALRHDTAAGLAALMAAKGIDRAIVSSALAITYRNTQTANEALAAEIKPHGGRLIPFAVINPAYAGWRDDLEACRTLGFRGLRIYPAWHGYALGDSICLELVDAATAMGMVISIPMRVEDVRNQSWLVDVPEVPLADVAKLVAARPAARFMLLNGAGYANGPLGRKDALPANYLIEISRMDSVLTDEIGRLVSNLGADRLAFGTGMPLHYPDAGLLKLEILRASDADKAKIAWGNAAAWLGLDG, encoded by the coding sequence ATGATCCTCGACGTCAATGCCTACATCGGGCCTTTCGCCTTTCGGGCCCTGCGACACGATACGGCCGCCGGGCTGGCGGCGCTGATGGCAGCCAAGGGGATCGACCGGGCGATCGTCTCCAGCGCCCTCGCCATCACCTACCGCAATACTCAGACGGCCAACGAGGCGCTCGCCGCGGAGATCAAGCCGCATGGCGGACGCTTGATCCCATTCGCCGTGATCAATCCGGCGTACGCGGGTTGGCGCGACGACCTGGAAGCCTGCCGCACCCTGGGATTTCGTGGCCTGCGGATTTATCCCGCGTGGCACGGGTATGCACTGGGCGACTCGATCTGCCTGGAGCTGGTCGACGCGGCGACGGCGATGGGAATGGTGATCTCGATCCCGATGCGAGTGGAGGACGTCCGCAACCAGAGCTGGCTCGTCGACGTGCCCGAGGTCCCCCTCGCAGACGTCGCGAAGCTGGTCGCTGCGCGGCCGGCGGCCCGGTTCATGCTCCTCAACGGTGCGGGATATGCGAACGGCCCGCTCGGTCGCAAGGACGCCTTGCCGGCGAACTACCTGATCGAGATCTCCCGGATGGACTCGGTCCTGACCGATGAGATCGGCCGGCTCGTCTCCAACCTGGGGGCCGATCGGCTGGCGTTCGGCACGGGCATGCCACTCCACTACCCGGACGCCGGGCTGCTCAAACTGGAGATCCTGCGAGCCTCCGACGCGGACAAGGCGAAGATCGCCTGGGGCAACGCCGCCGCCTGGCTCGGACTCGACGGCTGA
- a CDS encoding calcium-binding protein codes for MSRSSRRSYRPSLTALEGRVVLSADTALSASIQAYSNGDRYISVDGSDYDDTIQVLNYQPGYNGSVTLKLEKRSGGVLLSSTTQTLSVGYSYRLSSSSPLSIQAKGGNDTIINNTYAPMYANAGDGNDWMSGGSGRDTLIGGNGNDTLYGNGGSDVLDGGSGNDYLFGGADADSMYGGSGADYMDGGSGNDSMYGQDGNDSMYGGDGNDYMDGGNDNDYLTGNWGDDRMYGGNGNDTLDGSYGNDYIEGNGGDDYLYGGDGNDDLRGGDGRDRLYGQNGNDRLDAGFRTGSLDYVEYVYGGAGADKFIRHKSVFSYDDQDVFGDYSSSQGDTTENDWHW; via the coding sequence ATGAGCAGGTCTTCGCGTCGGTCCTATCGCCCCTCCCTGACGGCCCTCGAAGGTCGCGTGGTCCTCTCCGCCGATACCGCTCTGAGCGCCTCGATCCAGGCTTATTCCAACGGCGATCGCTACATCTCCGTCGACGGCTCGGACTACGACGACACGATCCAGGTCCTCAACTATCAGCCGGGCTACAACGGCTCGGTGACGCTTAAGCTGGAGAAGCGGTCGGGCGGCGTCCTGCTCTCGTCGACGACCCAGACGTTGAGCGTCGGCTACAGCTACAGGCTCAGCTCGTCCTCCCCGCTGTCGATCCAGGCGAAGGGGGGCAACGACACGATCATCAACAACACTTATGCTCCGATGTACGCCAACGCCGGCGACGGCAACGACTGGATGTCCGGCGGCTCGGGCCGCGACACCCTGATCGGCGGCAATGGCAACGACACCCTCTACGGCAACGGCGGCTCCGACGTCCTCGACGGCGGGTCGGGGAACGACTACCTCTTCGGCGGCGCCGACGCAGACTCCATGTACGGCGGCTCCGGCGCCGACTACATGGACGGCGGTTCGGGCAACGACTCGATGTACGGCCAGGACGGCAACGATTCCATGTACGGCGGCGACGGCAACGACTACATGGACGGCGGCAACGACAACGACTACCTCACCGGCAACTGGGGCGACGACCGGATGTACGGGGGCAACGGCAACGACACCCTCGACGGCAGCTATGGCAACGACTACATCGAGGGGAACGGCGGCGACGACTACCTCTACGGCGGCGACGGCAACGACGACCTCCGCGGCGGCGACGGCCGGGACCGCCTCTACGGCCAGAACGGCAACGACCGCCTCGACGCCGGCTTCCGCACCGGCAGCCTCGACTACGTCGAATACGTCTACGGCGGCGCCGGCGCCGACAAGTTCATCCGTCACAAGAGCGTCTTCAGCTACGACGACCAGGACGTCTTCGGCGATTACAGCAGCTCCCAGGGCGACACCACCGAGAACGACTGGCACTGGTGA